In one window of uncultured Campylobacter sp. DNA:
- a CDS encoding Type 1 glutamine amidotransferase-like domain-containing protein, with product MIEMFLCSYFAGAATLFEDYARQNIRAKEVLFIPTAANVEEYRDYVDEAKDAFAKMGFTVQILDVSKASEAEAKAKIGAAQVLYVSGGNTFYLLRELKKKDLVTLIADRVRSGELIYVGESAGAMIAAPSVEYASMMDDAGDYGAAAQTGLDLVKFYPVPHYGEEPFVQSATEILKAYGGKLNLAPINNAEAIAVHGDKFEILGR from the coding sequence ATGATAGAGATGTTTTTATGCTCCTATTTTGCGGGCGCGGCGACGCTTTTTGAGGACTATGCGAGGCAAAATATCCGCGCTAAGGAGGTGCTTTTTATCCCGACCGCCGCAAACGTAGAGGAGTACCGAGACTACGTGGACGAGGCGAAAGATGCTTTTGCCAAAATGGGCTTTACGGTTCAAATTTTAGACGTTTCCAAAGCAAGCGAGGCCGAAGCGAAGGCAAAAATCGGCGCAGCGCAGGTGCTTTACGTAAGCGGCGGCAACACCTTTTATCTTTTGCGCGAGCTTAAAAAGAAGGATCTGGTAACCCTCATCGCAGATCGCGTCCGAAGCGGCGAGCTCATCTATGTGGGCGAGTCGGCGGGCGCGATGATCGCAGCTCCCAGCGTGGAGTACGCGAGCATGATGGACGATGCGGGCGACTACGGAGCGGCGGCGCAAACGGGGCTTGATCTGGTGAAATTTTACCCCGTGCCGCACTACGGCGAGGAGCCTTTCGTGCAAAGTGCGACCGAAATTTTAAAAGCTTACGGCGGCAAGTTAAATTTGGCGCCGATAAATAATGCCGAGGCGATCGCGGTGCACGGCGATAAATTTGAAATTTTAGGGCGGTAA